A DNA window from Amycolatopsis sp. DSM 110486 contains the following coding sequences:
- a CDS encoding class II aldolase/adducin family protein, whose amino-acid sequence MILEDERAALCTYARRLASDGLVVATSGNLSIRDGALVAVTPTGVDYATLQPADIPIVGLDGELVDGSLRPTSELPMHLTIYNHATDPDGAPVNAVVHTHSAHATAASTLVDELPPIHYLVATLGPTIRVAPYATYGTHALAAHILPALEARRGCLLANHGTVTYGSTLAAAYDRAQQLEWLCQVWLLARSSGTPALLPAAEIEHVVEKLRGYGQG is encoded by the coding sequence TTGATCCTCGAAGACGAACGCGCGGCGCTGTGCACCTACGCCCGCCGCCTGGCGTCGGACGGCCTCGTCGTCGCCACCTCCGGCAACCTCTCCATCCGCGACGGCGCCCTCGTCGCCGTCACCCCCACCGGTGTGGACTACGCGACTTTGCAGCCGGCCGACATCCCGATCGTCGGCTTGGACGGAGAGCTCGTCGATGGCAGTCTCCGGCCCACCAGCGAACTGCCCATGCACCTGACCATCTACAACCACGCCACCGACCCCGACGGCGCCCCGGTGAACGCGGTCGTCCACACGCACTCCGCCCACGCCACCGCCGCGTCGACGCTGGTCGACGAGCTCCCGCCCATCCACTACCTGGTGGCCACCCTCGGCCCCACCATCCGCGTCGCCCCCTACGCGACCTACGGCACTCACGCTCTTGCCGCCCACATCCTCCCGGCGCTGGAGGCTCGCCGGGGCTGCCTGCTGGCCAACCACGGCACGGTCACCTACGGGTCCACACTGGCTGCGGCTTATGACCGTGCTCAGCAATTGGAGTGGCTCTGTCAGGTGTGGCTGTTGGCCCGCTCGTCCGGTACCCCGGCTTTGTTGCCGGCGGCTGAGATTGAGCATGTGGTGGAAAAACTTCGCGGTTACGGCCAGGGCTAA
- a CDS encoding TFIIB-type zinc ribbon-containing protein, whose product MGNEGSSVTADQQRFRDQRLTAWHFAAGEVLVRCPRCAECARVVVVPGVGAELREARRLVCGRCGYLRDQTGGTRYGPVPTGPVRDPYLREPLWLQGDCGGNVLWAYNEAHLDYLEAFVGARLREKVVVGEGEWRRRMTMVAKLPAWLKSAKNRESVLRGIQRMRATL is encoded by the coding sequence GTGGGCAACGAAGGGTCCAGCGTGACAGCCGATCAGCAGCGGTTCCGCGATCAGCGGCTGACCGCATGGCATTTCGCCGCCGGTGAGGTGCTGGTGCGCTGCCCGCGGTGTGCGGAATGCGCCAGGGTGGTTGTCGTGCCGGGGGTGGGTGCGGAGCTGCGGGAGGCCCGACGGCTGGTGTGTGGGCGGTGCGGGTATCTCCGGGACCAGACCGGTGGGACGCGATATGGGCCGGTGCCGACTGGGCCCGTGCGCGATCCGTATCTGAGGGAGCCGCTGTGGCTGCAAGGCGATTGCGGCGGGAATGTGCTGTGGGCGTACAACGAAGCGCACCTTGATTATCTCGAGGCCTTTGTCGGTGCGAGGCTTCGGGAGAAGGTCGTTGTCGGCGAGGGTGAGTGGCGGCGGCGGATGACGATGGTCGCCAAGCTGCCGGCATGGCTCAAGTCGGCGAAGAATCGCGAAAGTGTGCTGCGCGGAATTCAGCGGATGCGGGCAACGCTTTAG
- a CDS encoding MBOAT family protein gives MSFVSPLFLWYFMPAVLIAVLVCPRSWRNGIVAVASLLFYTIGAGPYLFLLLGCMAVNFLAGPSLEPSPWDVRSSRRKRILIGLVTLDVLVLVIWKYAGFATQQIAAVAHWFGGDVGVASIVVPIGISFYTFHHISYVVDIYRGERRALRNPVSFAAYIAMFPQLIAGPIVRYREIADQLPQQRSHRLDDIAAGFPRFALGLCKKSIVADSLSPMVEACFSTPPDQMTFATAWLGAIGYTLQLFFDFSGYSDMAIGLGRMLGFRLPENFARPYSSVTITEFWRRWHMSLSRWFRDYVYIPLGGNRSGAGKTYRNLCIVFVLTGFWHGAQWTFLVWGCYHGALLVIERRFNLGDTPAGPAARIARRVLTLVLVVFGWVFFRSTDLPHALSMIGHMLLPDFGGLGDVVSSALTNQRLVILLLALTVFVLPAHPVTGPLLESSRTRPATALRVGVMTAGLVYAAILVATGTFSPFLYYQF, from the coding sequence ATGTCGTTCGTTTCGCCGCTGTTCTTGTGGTACTTCATGCCCGCGGTGCTGATCGCCGTGCTGGTGTGCCCGCGCAGCTGGCGCAACGGCATCGTCGCGGTGGCGAGCCTGCTGTTCTACACGATCGGCGCCGGTCCGTACCTGTTCCTGCTGCTCGGCTGCATGGCCGTCAACTTCCTCGCCGGCCCGTCGCTCGAACCCAGCCCCTGGGACGTCCGCAGCTCGCGGCGCAAGCGGATCCTCATCGGACTCGTCACGCTCGACGTGCTGGTGCTCGTCATCTGGAAGTACGCGGGCTTCGCGACGCAGCAGATCGCGGCCGTCGCGCACTGGTTCGGCGGTGATGTCGGCGTCGCGAGCATCGTGGTGCCGATCGGCATCTCGTTCTACACGTTCCACCACATTTCGTACGTCGTGGACATCTACCGCGGCGAGCGTCGCGCGCTTCGCAACCCCGTGTCATTCGCGGCATACATCGCGATGTTCCCGCAGCTCATCGCCGGTCCCATCGTGCGCTACCGCGAGATCGCGGACCAGCTGCCGCAGCAGCGTTCCCACCGCCTCGACGACATCGCCGCCGGCTTCCCGCGGTTCGCGCTGGGCCTCTGCAAGAAGTCCATCGTCGCCGACTCGCTCAGCCCGATGGTCGAAGCGTGCTTCTCCACGCCCCCCGACCAGATGACCTTCGCGACGGCCTGGCTCGGCGCTATCGGCTACACGCTGCAGCTGTTCTTCGACTTCTCGGGCTACTCGGACATGGCCATCGGCCTCGGCCGCATGCTGGGCTTCCGCCTCCCGGAGAACTTCGCGCGACCGTACTCGTCGGTCACCATCACGGAATTCTGGCGCCGCTGGCACATGTCCCTGTCCCGCTGGTTCCGCGACTACGTCTACATCCCCCTCGGCGGCAACCGCTCAGGCGCCGGCAAGACCTACCGCAACCTCTGCATCGTCTTCGTACTGACCGGTTTCTGGCACGGCGCCCAATGGACCTTCCTGGTCTGGGGCTGCTACCACGGCGCCCTCCTGGTCATCGAACGCCGCTTCAACCTGGGCGACACCCCGGCCGGCCCGGCCGCCCGCATCGCCCGCCGGGTGCTGACCCTGGTCCTCGTGGTGTTCGGCTGGGTGTTCTTCCGCTCCACCGACCTGCCGCACGCGCTGAGCATGATCGGCCACATGCTCCTGCCGGACTTCGGCGGGCTCGGCGATGTGGTCTCGAGCGCGCTGACGAACCAGCGGTTGGTGATTTTGCTCTTGGCGCTGACGGTGTTTGTGCTGCCGGCGCATCCCGTTACGGGACCGCTGCTGGAGTCTTCGCGCACGCGTCCGGCGACAGCTTTGCGGGTGGGCGTGATGACGGCCGGGTTGGTTTATGCCGCGATTCTGGTGGCGACGGGGACGTTCAGTCCGTTCTTGTACTACCAGTTCTAG
- a CDS encoding DUF445 domain-containing protein, with amino-acid sequence MDAVLDDLARHWPVYATMPFIAALIGYVTKRVAIEMMFRPLEFVGIKPFLGWQGVVPKHGGRMAAIATELLTTNLLDLKEIFEKIDPVIVTRELEQPMLRAVDAIARDVLEEHHPRLWEVLPTLAQELLIKQVQANAPRLVREFLEDVRDNLDEVLDVRHMTVESLTRDKALLVRLIRETSRPEMAFIARAGIFFGFGLGIVQAIVWALTLEPLVLPIFGGCIGLFTDWLAIKMIFLPREPVRVGRVILQGKFQRRRAEVARQYGELIAGEVLTTANLLEALLRGPKSDRLVAMVERAVSHAVDEQASLAKPVLTLAVGGRRLQEMKHEAARRALAELPQTVRYAEGYLTQAMDVAKVIEQRMLAMTPVEFEGLLRPAFRQDEWKLIAVGGVIGFIVGELQVLLMLG; translated from the coding sequence TTGGACGCAGTCCTCGACGACCTCGCGCGGCACTGGCCGGTCTACGCCACGATGCCGTTCATCGCCGCGCTCATCGGCTACGTCACCAAGCGCGTCGCGATCGAGATGATGTTCCGCCCGCTCGAATTCGTCGGGATCAAGCCGTTTCTCGGCTGGCAGGGCGTGGTGCCCAAGCACGGCGGCCGGATGGCGGCCATCGCCACCGAACTGCTGACCACGAACCTGCTCGACCTCAAGGAGATCTTCGAGAAGATCGACCCGGTCATCGTCACGCGCGAGCTGGAGCAGCCGATGCTGCGGGCCGTCGACGCGATCGCGCGCGACGTGCTGGAGGAGCACCACCCGCGCCTGTGGGAAGTTCTGCCGACGCTCGCGCAGGAGCTGCTGATCAAGCAGGTCCAGGCCAACGCGCCGCGGCTCGTGCGCGAATTCCTGGAGGACGTGCGCGACAACCTCGACGAAGTGCTCGACGTGCGGCACATGACCGTCGAAAGCCTCACCCGCGACAAGGCCCTGCTCGTGCGCCTGATCCGCGAGACCTCGCGGCCCGAGATGGCCTTCATCGCCCGCGCCGGCATCTTCTTCGGGTTCGGCCTCGGCATCGTGCAGGCGATCGTGTGGGCGTTGACGCTCGAGCCGCTCGTGCTGCCGATCTTCGGCGGCTGCATCGGCCTGTTCACCGACTGGCTCGCGATCAAGATGATCTTCCTGCCCCGCGAACCCGTGCGCGTCGGCCGGGTGATCCTGCAGGGCAAGTTCCAGCGCCGCCGCGCGGAGGTCGCCCGGCAGTACGGCGAGCTCATCGCCGGCGAAGTCCTGACCACGGCGAACCTGCTCGAAGCCCTGCTGCGCGGCCCGAAGTCCGACCGGCTCGTAGCCATGGTCGAACGCGCGGTGAGCCATGCCGTCGACGAGCAGGCCAGCCTCGCGAAGCCCGTGCTCACGCTGGCCGTCGGCGGGCGCCGGCTGCAAGAGATGAAGCACGAGGCCGCGCGGCGGGCGCTGGCGGAGCTGCCGCAGACCGTCCGCTACGCCGAGGGCTACCTCACACAGGCCATGGACGTCGCCAAGGTCATCGAGCAGCGCATGCTCGCGATGACGCCCGTGGAGTTCGAAGGGCTGCTGCGCCCGGCGTTCCGCCAGGACGAGTGGAAGCTGATCGCCGTGGGTGGCGTGATCGGGTTCATCGTCGGTGAGCTGCAGGTCCTGCTCATGCTCGGCTGA
- the rlmB gene encoding 23S rRNA (guanosine(2251)-2'-O)-methyltransferase RlmB, with protein MAGNSRRQGAVRKTGTKKGQVVGSGGQRRKALEGKGPTPKAEDRPGHKAYRSANAAKTREQARQKKADRPELIAGRNPVVEALRADVPGVALYVAVNIEIDDRVNEAVRLAADKGISILEIPREELDRKTNRAMHQGLGLQVPPFEYAHPDDLMEAARDSGSTPLFVALDGVTDPRNLGAVIRSAAAFGAHGVLLPERRSAGMTAVAWRTSAGTAAKLPIAVATNLTRQLKAWASKGLMIVGLDADGTVDIDSLELAADPLVIVLGSEGRGLSRLVRETCDATVSIPMAAGVESLNASVAAGVLLAEVARRRRAAGRLS; from the coding sequence ATGGCAGGGAACTCACGGCGTCAGGGCGCCGTCCGCAAGACCGGCACCAAGAAGGGCCAGGTCGTCGGCTCCGGCGGACAGCGGCGCAAGGCGCTCGAGGGCAAGGGCCCCACGCCGAAGGCCGAGGACCGGCCCGGGCACAAGGCGTACCGCTCCGCCAACGCCGCGAAGACGCGGGAGCAGGCGCGGCAGAAGAAGGCCGACCGTCCGGAGCTCATCGCCGGCCGCAACCCGGTCGTCGAGGCCCTGCGCGCCGACGTCCCGGGCGTCGCGCTGTATGTCGCGGTGAACATCGAGATCGACGACCGCGTGAACGAGGCCGTGCGCCTCGCGGCCGACAAGGGCATCTCCATCCTGGAGATCCCGCGCGAGGAGCTCGACCGCAAGACCAACCGCGCCATGCACCAGGGCCTGGGCCTTCAGGTGCCGCCGTTCGAGTACGCCCACCCGGACGACCTCATGGAAGCCGCGCGCGACTCGGGCAGCACCCCGCTGTTCGTCGCGCTGGACGGCGTGACGGACCCGCGCAACCTCGGCGCGGTCATCCGGTCGGCCGCCGCGTTCGGCGCTCACGGCGTGCTCCTGCCCGAACGTCGCAGCGCCGGCATGACGGCCGTCGCGTGGCGAACGAGCGCCGGCACGGCCGCCAAGCTCCCCATCGCCGTCGCGACGAACCTCACGCGCCAGTTGAAGGCGTGGGCGTCGAAGGGCCTGATGATCGTGGGCCTCGACGCGGACGGCACCGTGGACATCGATTCCCTGGAGCTCGCGGCAGACCCGCTGGTCATCGTCCTTGGCTCCGAGGGCCGCGGCCTGTCGCGCCTGGTGCGCGAGACCTGCGACGCCACGGTGTCCATCCCGATGGCGGCGGGCGTCGAGTCCCTGAACGCCTCGGTGGCCGCCGGCGTGCTGCTGGCGGAGGTCGCGCGCCGTCGCCGTGCGGCGGGCCGGCTGAGCTGA
- a CDS encoding DUF445 domain-containing protein — MPFIAALIGYVTKRVAIEMMFRPVEFAGVKPFLGWQGVLPANAERMATTATEMLTTNLVDPKEIFARLDPAQVAKEIEEPLLEVVEDVTREVMETYQPRLWEVLPTTAQQLLLKRVQAEAPRAITKIMREIAADIEDVLDLKHMVVTNLVRDKALLNRLIRDISKPEMRFIARSGIVFGFILGCVQLLVWTFTKSPIVLPLFGLGIGWFTDWLALKMIFLPREPKRFLGLFTWQGVFQKRRDQVAADYGDMIAREIITVPNLLEAVLRGPKSDRLFTMITREVQKTIDAQASVVKPFVAIAIGTKRFQEMKQTAAAIAARRVPETIRHAEDYAVNALDVRNTIVDRMRKLTPLEFEQLLRPAFRQDEWKLIAVGAVIGGLVGELQALALLH; from the coding sequence ATGCCCTTCATCGCCGCGCTGATCGGCTACGTCACCAAGCGCGTGGCCATCGAAATGATGTTCCGGCCCGTCGAGTTCGCCGGCGTCAAACCGTTCCTCGGCTGGCAGGGCGTGCTGCCCGCGAACGCCGAACGCATGGCGACGACCGCGACGGAAATGCTCACCACGAACCTCGTCGACCCGAAGGAGATTTTCGCGCGCCTCGACCCCGCGCAGGTCGCCAAGGAAATCGAAGAACCGCTGCTCGAAGTCGTCGAAGACGTCACGCGCGAGGTCATGGAGACCTACCAGCCGCGGTTGTGGGAGGTGCTGCCCACGACCGCGCAGCAGCTGCTGCTCAAGCGCGTTCAGGCCGAAGCGCCGCGCGCGATCACCAAGATCATGCGGGAAATCGCGGCCGACATCGAAGACGTGCTCGACCTCAAGCACATGGTCGTGACCAACCTCGTGCGCGACAAGGCGCTCCTCAACCGCCTGATCCGCGACATCTCGAAACCCGAAATGCGGTTCATCGCGCGTTCCGGAATCGTGTTCGGCTTCATTCTCGGCTGCGTTCAGCTGCTCGTGTGGACGTTCACGAAATCGCCGATCGTGCTGCCACTGTTCGGTCTCGGCATCGGCTGGTTCACCGACTGGCTCGCCCTGAAAATGATCTTCCTGCCTCGCGAGCCGAAACGGTTCTTGGGCCTCTTTACATGGCAAGGCGTGTTCCAGAAACGCCGCGACCAGGTCGCCGCCGACTACGGCGACATGATCGCCCGCGAGATCATCACCGTGCCCAACCTGCTGGAAGCCGTCCTGCGCGGCCCGAAGTCCGACCGCCTGTTCACCATGATCACGCGGGAAGTGCAGAAGACGATCGACGCGCAGGCGAGCGTGGTGAAACCGTTCGTCGCGATCGCCATCGGCACGAAGCGCTTTCAGGAAATGAAGCAGACGGCCGCCGCGATCGCCGCGCGGCGCGTACCCGAGACGATCCGCCACGCCGAGGACTACGCCGTGAACGCGCTCGACGTGCGCAACACGATCGTCGACCGGATGCGCAAACTCACCCCGCTGGAATTCGAACAACTGCTGCGCCCGGCGTTCCGGCAGGACGAATGGAAGCTGATCGCGGTCGGTGCGGTCATCGGTGGGCTGGTCGGCGAGCTCCAGGCGCTGGCCCTGCTGCACTGA